One genomic region from Nymphaea colorata isolate Beijing-Zhang1983 chromosome 10, ASM883128v2, whole genome shotgun sequence encodes:
- the LOC116261991 gene encoding uncharacterized protein LOC116261991: protein MALRRFFGFSDGELMRSDSKPCSRLMRHTAGIFTVGGALLFWTFCKTHYGPRLTVPRQLRWAGCGAVCVSSTTALLVRLFSPECEPQNIAAYDKPKNK, encoded by the exons ATGGCTCTGAGGCGTTTCTTCGGGTTCTCAGACGGTGAGCTGATGAGGTCCGATTCCAAGCCTTGCTCCAGACTCATGCGCCATACCGCTGGAATCTTCACCGTCGGCGGCGCGCTCTTGTTCTGGACCTTCTGCAAGACCCACTACg GTCCAAGATTAACTGTGCCACGGCAACTTCGGTGGGCAGGTTGTGGAGCAGTATGTGTCAGCTCAACAACGGCATTGCTTGTGCGTCTCTTTAGTCCTGAATGTGAACCTCAGAATATTGCTGCATACGACAAGCCTAAGAATAAGTAA